One segment of Nitrospinota bacterium DNA contains the following:
- a CDS encoding sigma-54 dependent transcriptional regulator, which translates to MKSKILIVDDEKIVRETLKEAFMEQGYDVREASSGKEGVKEFNRFEPDLVILDLVLGDSDGIEILKEMKNSDSEVHVIIITAYGDIEEAVEAGKFGASDFVKKPYELEEMLSRVRSTLDTRSLKRRLHYMEGKEKREFEEGKIMGESPQIREVLETAKKISQTELPSTVLITGESGTGKQMLARALHYGSSRSTQPFIECNCSAIPETLIESELFGCEKGAYTDAKERRAGLVELADRGTLFLDEIGDMALPLQAKMLKFIEEKKFRRLGSTKLIEVDTRFIVATNKDLRQLIEEEKFRADLYYRLNVVSLALPPLRERENDLLLLAEHFLKRYNKVFGKDFQGISESVKEVFLEYSWPGNIRELKNFMERVVLLEKGPEITIEHLPQEMIGGVLVGNILDKSEPKRQIYSLEELEAVYVQRVLQFCQSNKTKAAKLLGIDRHTLDKKLKKH; encoded by the coding sequence ATGAAGTCTAAAATCTTGATTGTTGATGATGAAAAGATTGTTAGAGAAACCCTGAAAGAAGCGTTCATGGAGCAGGGCTATGATGTGAGGGAAGCATCTTCCGGAAAAGAGGGAGTGAAAGAATTTAACCGTTTCGAGCCTGATTTAGTCATTCTGGATCTTGTTTTAGGGGATAGCGATGGAATAGAAATTCTAAAGGAAATGAAAAATAGCGATTCTGAGGTTCATGTGATTATTATCACGGCTTATGGAGATATTGAAGAGGCTGTTGAGGCGGGGAAGTTTGGCGCATCTGATTTTGTCAAAAAACCCTATGAACTTGAAGAGATGCTGAGTCGCGTCCGTAGTACCTTGGATACACGTAGCCTCAAACGCCGCCTCCATTATATGGAAGGCAAGGAGAAGAGGGAATTTGAAGAAGGAAAGATTATGGGGGAATCTCCACAAATAAGAGAGGTTTTGGAAACCGCAAAAAAAATCAGTCAAACTGAATTGCCCAGTACAGTTCTGATTACAGGAGAGAGTGGTACAGGAAAGCAGATGTTGGCTAGGGCTTTGCATTACGGGTCTTCTCGCTCAACGCAGCCTTTTATCGAGTGCAACTGCAGCGCCATTCCTGAAACCCTTATTGAGAGTGAGCTTTTTGGGTGCGAAAAGGGGGCTTATACAGACGCAAAAGAAAGAAGAGCTGGACTAGTGGAATTAGCCGATCGAGGAACGCTCTTCTTGGATGAAATTGGTGATATGGCTCTTCCCCTTCAGGCCAAAATGTTAAAATTTATTGAAGAGAAAAAATTTCGCCGACTGGGTTCGACAAAACTAATTGAGGTCGATACACGTTTCATCGTAGCAACCAACAAAGATCTGAGGCAGTTGATAGAAGAGGAAAAATTTCGGGCAGACCTTTATTACCGTCTGAATGTTGTCTCCTTAGCTCTGCCTCCTCTGAGAGAGAGAGAAAATGATCTTCTTTTATTAGCTGAGCACTTTCTTAAGAGGTATAACAAAGTCTTTGGTAAAGACTTTCAAGGCATCTCAGAATCAGTGAAAGAGGTTTTTCTTGAATACAGTTGGCCGGGCAATATCAGAGAACTTAAAAACTTTATGGAAAGAGTTGTTCTTTTAGAAAAAGGTCCAGAGATTACAATCGAGCATCTCCCTCAGGAAATGATAGGCGGCGTCTTGGTAGGGAATATTCTGGATAAGAGTGAACCGAAACGTCAGATATATTCCCTTGAGGAGTTAGAAGCTGTTTATGTCCAAAGAGTTCTCCAGTTTTGTCAGAGCAACAAAACAAAGGCTGCAAAGCTTTTAGGAATTGATCGTCATACACTTGACAAAAAGTTAAAAAAGCATTGA